In the Pocillopora verrucosa isolate sample1 chromosome 4, ASM3666991v2, whole genome shotgun sequence genome, taatgaaatattttccttttcagataCTTTTGTCTGTATTCTGTAGTTATTCCCATAGTGTGTCTGCATCAGCCGACAATTAGTTCAATTTAACCTACTTAACAATGAATGATCTACCTCGGTTAATAAATGTATTTACATTTAACCTTCGAAACTGATTATGATTGTGGAAAGCCACCTGCCAGGTGATAAAATAGGCAAAGCTCAAATTCTACTCCACATTTCAAAGTCGTGAGACAAGCATTGTTCAAGACAACTCCTGTTAAAAGAACCGTTCAAATTCGAACAGATCTCCTcttccattttgaaaactcagtGGTGATTGTTAATATCCCATGAAGAATATAATTTTCTGATTCATTGAATTTCATTTATATTAAATTGCATAAGAAAACATGTATGTGAACACTTAACGCTAAGCCAAATGCTGTGCATATTAATACTTCATTTTGGAAATGTCGATGCAGACCTCGACtacaaaaacgaaaaacttaaaaaaaaggaacgcTCTCTTACTCGTCTCTTTTTCTCGTGTTTTGATCGCAACGCAAGAGTTTAATCTTGGTGATTTGAAATGTTCAATGCATTTACATAAATCTACATTACAAAGCATTGTCGCTTAATTCAGAATTTAGATTAGATTGAACTGATGTTAACGCTCTGTCGtgtattaaaaaacaaaaagagaaaaactagTGAACTCTTATTGTTTACCCATTATACCAAGGTCTACGTAGAAGTATTTAACTTAATTTTCCATTTGCGAACGAGTATTGCTAGTTCTCTCTTGATATCCTTTTTTAAACAAGCGTAGACGAAAGGATTCACAACGGAGTTCAAGGTAAGGAGAATAGTTATCACCTGTCCAGCTCTTTCGGAAACATTACAGGAAAAATTGATGCATAAAATTAAACCGTTTACCGCTAAGTAGCATcccaagaagaaaaagactACAGCAACGATGAATGGAGCTGAGTTCTTCTTGTTGCGTCTGAGACACAGTGCGTTGTCTTCTTCGTCAGTAAATAATTGGTTGCAGCGCAGTTGAAGTTGTATTATCACTTCCTGCTGCTTTTGCTTGTGTGCTACCATAATGATGCGAATAGCTGCATAAAAGAGCAGCACACAGGACAGTAGAAGAAACCCAGAGACAGTAATAAAAAATAGGATGTTCAATGCTGTGTCGGATTTCGTCACGTACTGTGTCACCAAAGTTGACGACGAAATTGTGAAAGCAAGCAACCATGCTATCACAATTACCAGTCCAGGGTGTCGCTTTGTAAATGAAGTGTTGTATTTTAAAGGGTGAACGATGGCGATGTAGCGATCCCAGGTCAAGTTGCAAAGATTCGAGACCGATGAGTGCAgggaaaaccaaaaaaatgccgAGACCATTTTCAAGTTGCACTTTTCTGCGGTACAAAAATAGGCCGGTGGAAATAATGTGAATCCGAGCATTGCGTCGGCCACTGCAAGAGAAAGGACGAACCAATTGGCAGTGGAGTGAAGTCGACGATTTAAGGCTATCAGAACGATCACTGAACTGTTCCCTATAACTGCTGTGATTGAAAGGAACCAGCCGAAAAAATTAAGGGCATTTTCCATATCACTGATCTTCAAGAAGTAAAACATGTATGATGGCCTGCTCGGCAATGTCATACAATatcttttgtttcttaaaaacaaaTGTCCGGAAACATAAGTTATAATATGGGCCTTCTTGGGCAATTTTAAGTTGCTACAAATACGTCATGCGGTTGTTCGCGTTGAAGTTGATGTTTCCACTACCCGTGTGGCAATGAACGCATCCTGGGTAAATCTCTTACGagtaaaatattgaattgtAGCTTAATCAAATTATTCAAATCGGTAACTCCAGTCAAAACATATTCGCTGTTGAAGGGGGGTTTTGTATAATTCATGACTGCTGTCATGAATTATACGTAATAATTATTATGGTAAAAAGCTTTAGCTAACCAATCAGTTTCTCAAGTAGAAGAAGCTATTGTTGAAGAATTCAAATGCGAAACGCTGTTACCGTAGTCGTCAATCATTCGCAAACCTATAGTTATGCTACACGGCATATTTAAATACAACAAACACAGGTCggagaaacttttttttctacgtACAATAGCATAGGAAGTTTGCCGTTTTGTGAGAGACAATGGATTAACTAACTAGATAGCAAACTTTCTGTCTGAGTACAATAACGtacaaatgttgaaaaaatttcGACTTCTACGAACCACTATATGAAGGtggcattgggattttcggttttgcggttttggctattttttagatcggtttttgtgccaaaaaaacttcggtttttcggttttagtGTTCATTGctgtttgcggattttccgctatttagcatttggttttcggttttcgccAAAAATACCAGCGGGAtttcggatttgatatccgatgcggttttctgtttttcctatttgacctatttgggttccggtttctcttcgatctgagtGGCAATTTacgcgcctccactgatctcgaatagccgctaaacgcaaatgttattgagaagacaaaccaattgaaatattgGGAGCGAGGGAACCTCGCCTCTGTTTCACCTTGGGAGAGGAGGGCACGGCCACACTTAGGCTAATCCCCAGGGGATTAACGAGTCTTGAATTATGCCCAAGACTTTGACCATCTGTAGGGGTTCACGCGTCTTGAATGACGAATATGGTGCAGCAGTAAGACAGTGCAACAAGAAACAACAATGGCTAAGCTCAGAACATTGCtagagtttctttatcaacgccacctcgaagttggtgaccaagttacaggccacacgtgactgattgattcaacattccaatagaatctccaaactttcaggtcttaaatcgcaaatggaaatgttagattagGGGTTTTCGATGGAACCTTCCAGAGCTATAGCTTTTTTGcaactgcaaaattgcaatcctataGAGGACTTCTGTGCGAATTTCCTCCGGAGAGACCGcgctcgaggtcctcgagagaGCTGCGGAAATAAAGCCTATcatttaagcagatactagaaaATAAGAATGCCAAGTCCATGGAATTCACAAATgatgaaattagtgtagtttactctgtacGCTCCACTTGTTACCACTGTGTCGGATTGATCAGGGTTTGAATAACTAGGATctgaaaatgtatcggtttttacagttttgcatgcggttttgatcgaattttttttcggtttttcggttttggatgattttttttctacggttttgcggtttctaatagtgtaaatctggtctttccttcacaaaaactaaattcgaatggtaTACTCCAACGGGACACAaagggatttaatgcggccttttctcaaaaaattccttcagtttctgttgtgcaatttacggtacaaatgttcaaattgaacggacttggaaagactcaccgagagcgtatatttgttgtagaacttaaattaaaacttcgctcgctctttcactgcgaacaaattgcttgagaaaattcaggtattaaaggaatgaaagttccatcgttcagtttaactgtaagcAAATACctcacattttaactttctaggtactttttgtgaacgattaaaattaattgcagacgggttttaggccgcttgtcaaccaacataatgacactattgtttattcaaattaattccgaaaccaatatttttctgtcaaccaaagtgatttaagtgagagaaaagagaggattcataagttattcatcggcttgaggtagtgaccgacgtgtttgcttaaaaatactgcccagccggaaaaacgagaaatgtttatcaaaaatggcaacgaaagttgggatgtatttggcgactcacgaaagcgttaccgtggccgGTGGGCAGATATAGGAAAATattgaccgggtaaagaaccaatcagattgcaagattggttaccgtgccctctcaaaaaaaaataaatcgcGGTATTTTCGCCTTCCTTTTCAGGATTTTtatggttgaaattttgaaattaaaatctcGGAACTGAAATGGGGTTGCAAACGTAAGCTTAACCCAACTGCAGTTCATTAGACCATACTCAATCTACGAGGTGCAGGCTGGAAGGTTTCAATGAAAGGttggattcttttttttttaaccgattATTTCAGTGTAATAAGAGTATAGGCGACAAAAGATTGTGCTTGATTCATCGTCGGCAGGCCGGCTTTATCAAAAGCAGACATTTCCCAACCAATGAAATGGGAACCGGGGGTTTACTCAGGCtgtttttttggcaaaattcaGGCTCAGTCTCCATAAGATTTTCTCATATTTCAAATGGGAAATTTCTTATCCCTCTAACACGGTTTTCACATACTTTTCAACTACTTCTTGAAGACCAAGTGTGAAACCTTACCCTTACGCGTGCGCTTTAGAGCCTCGACGGCGATTTGTGACTGAAGCGATGCCGAACTTTAACCTGAGTATCTGAGCAGCAAGGGAGGTTATGGGTGCTGCTTAGCCGCGACAGCGAGTGCCTGATGCAAGCTTCGATAATAGGGTTCGGTCGGGGCACGCTTCATTTaaagaatttattgaaaaaaatttaggtcaTAGTCCTTATCATGCTTCAGGCCTCTAAAGGAGCAACTGACTGAGTTGAATATTATTTAGCCGTCATTGTGACCTCAAAGGCCTTGACATAAGCTTTAATCAAAGGCATGTTTCGTTAACGCAGTTTCAAATTATAGGTTATACTCATTCTTATCATGCGGCAACAAGTATGCGTCACTAAAGATGTACCTCGCAGGACTCAAAAACTCCCAATAGTAATACTGGTCAACATTAATAACAACGGAGACTCTCTTGCGTAACTGAATAACAAATCATGGTTTTACTGTGTATTTGTACCACTTCGAAAGTCGGCTGT is a window encoding:
- the LOC131796053 gene encoding trace amine-associated receptor 8a-like; translation: MTLPSRPSYMFYFLKISDMENALNFFGWFLSITAVIGNSSVIVLIALNRRLHSTANWFVLSLAVADAMLGFTLFPPAYFCTAEKCNLKMVSAFFWFSLHSSVSNLCNLTWDRYIAIVHPLKYNTSFTKRHPGLVIVIAWLLAFTISSSTLVTQYVTKSDTALNILFFITVSGFLLLSCVLLFYAAIRIIMVAHKQKQQEVIIQLQLRCNQLFTDEEDNALCLRRNKKNSAPFIVAVVFFFLGCYLAVNGLILCINFSCNVSERAGQVITILLTLNSVVNPFVYACLKKDIKRELAILVRKWKIKLNTST